In one window of Toxotes jaculatrix isolate fToxJac2 chromosome 10, fToxJac2.pri, whole genome shotgun sequence DNA:
- the LOC121188022 gene encoding ras-GEF domain-containing family member 1C-like isoform X1 has translation MTGMPQTVCSATMFTTPSGFSPHLACAEPGEEEEAPQEGPGPGACLADGPPITSASLDTLIQNLVPTADYYPEKAYVFTFLLSARLFIPPPELLARVCELCIKQQQLDQSPLDTAKVRKFGPKILQLLTEWTETFPSDFRDEKMVGHLKDIIHRIAPCDEAYWKTLNQVLQKLSQRLALMSQGEESIVKVSLNASSISDKLVAFKTKPPPIQKDMLSICNDPYTLAQQLTHVELEHLSHIGPEEFVQAFVQKDPLDGTQQPCFSDQKKKTSNLEAYVRWFNRLCYLVATEICMPAKKKQRAQVIEFFIDVARECFNIGNFNSLMAIISGMNMSPVSRLKKTWGKAKTAKFFILEHQMDPTGNFYNYRTALRGAAHRSQTANSNRERIVIPFFSLLIKDIYFLNEGCANRLPNGHVNFEKFVELARQVGEFMTWKRVECPFEEDRAILHYLHTAPIFSEDGLYLASYESESPENQVEKDRWKALRSNVLGKT, from the exons ATG ACAGGAATGCCCCAGACTGTGTGCTCAGCCACCATGTTCACCACTCCCAGTGGCTTCAGCCCTCATCTGGCCTGTGCTGAgcctggggaggaggaggaggccccACAAGAGGGCCCGGGGCCCGGGGCTTGCCTGGCCGATGGGCCCCCGATCACCTCTGCCTCCCTGGACACTCTTATTCAGAATCTGGTGCCCACTGCTGATTACTACCCCGAG AAAGCCTATGTGTTTACCTTCTTGCTGAGCGCTCGTCTGTTCATCCCTCCTCCGGAGTTGCTGGCCAGGGTGTGTGAGCTgtgcatcaaacagcagcagctggatcagAGCCCACTCGATACG GCGAAAGTGCGCAAGTTTGGTCCCAAGatcctgcagctgctgacagaATGGACTGAGACATTTCCGTCTGACTTCAGGGACGAGAAGATGGTTGGACATCTTAAAGACATCATCCACAGGATAGCTCCATGTGACGAG gcGTACTGGAAAACCCTGAACCAAGTGCTGCAGAAGCTTAGCCAGAGGCTGGCCCTGATGAGCCAGGGGGAAGAGAGCATCGTCAAGGTCTCCCTCAACgcctcctccatctctgacaAACTGGTGGCCTTCAAGACCAAGCCTCCGCCCATCCAGAAGGACATGCTCTCCATCTGCAATGACCCGTACACACTGGCACAGCAGCTCACCCACGTGGAGCTg gaaCATTTGAGTCATATTGGACCAGAGGAATTTGTCCAAGCCTTTGTTCAGAAAGACCCTCTAGACGGAACACag CAGCCATGCTTCAGTgaccagaagaagaaaacctcCAACCTGGAGGCTTATGTCAGGTGGTTCAACAGACTGTGTTACCTGGTAGCTACTGAGATCTGCATG CCggcaaagaaaaagcaaagagcCCAGGTGATAGAGTTCTTCATCGACGTTGCCAGGGAGTGTTTCAACATAGGAAACTTCAACTCCCTCATGGCCATCATCT CCGGTATGAACATGAGTCCTGTGTCACGGCTGAAGAAGACTTGGGGCAAAGCCAAGACTGCCAAGTTCTTCATTCTGGAG CATCAGATGGATCCTACGGGAAATTTTTACAACTACAGGACCGCCCTGAGGGGCGCCGCCCATCGCTCTCAGACTGCCAACAGCAACAGAGAAAGG ATTGTAATTCCCTTCTTCAGTCTGCTGATCAAAGACATTTATTTCCTGAATGAAGGATGTGCCAATCGGCTGCCCAACGGCCACGTCAACTTTGAG AAATTTGTGGAGCTGGCGCGACAGGTTGGGGAATTCATGACATGGAAACGGGTGGAGTGTCCATTTGAGGAAGATCGGGCCATCTTACACTACCTCCACACTGCTCCAATCTTCAGCGAGGATG GACTCTACCTTGCATCCTATGAGAGTGAGAGTCCAGAGAACCAGGTGGAGAAGGACAGATGGAAAGCACTCAG GTCTAACGTTCTGGGAAAGACATGA
- the LOC121188022 gene encoding ras-GEF domain-containing family member 1C-like isoform X3 has protein sequence MPQTVCSATMFTTPSGFSPHLACAEPGEEEEAPQEGPGPGACLADGPPITSASLDTLIQNLVPTADYYPEKAYVFTFLLSARLFIPPPELLARVCELCIKQQQLDQSPLDTAKVRKFGPKILQLLTEWTETFPSDFRDEKMVGHLKDIIHRIAPCDEAYWKTLNQVLQKLSQRLALMSQGEESIVKVSLNASSISDKLVAFKTKPPPIQKDMLSICNDPYTLAQQLTHVELEHLSHIGPEEFVQAFVQKDPLDGTQQPCFSDQKKKTSNLEAYVRWFNRLCYLVATEICMPAKKKQRAQVIEFFIDVARECFNIGNFNSLMAIISGMNMSPVSRLKKTWGKAKTAKFFILEHQMDPTGNFYNYRTALRGAAHRSQTANSNRERIVIPFFSLLIKDIYFLNEGCANRLPNGHVNFEKFVELARQVGEFMTWKRVECPFEEDRAILHYLHTAPIFSEDGLYLASYESESPENQVEKDRWKALRSNVLGKT, from the exons ATGCCCCAGACTGTGTGCTCAGCCACCATGTTCACCACTCCCAGTGGCTTCAGCCCTCATCTGGCCTGTGCTGAgcctggggaggaggaggaggccccACAAGAGGGCCCGGGGCCCGGGGCTTGCCTGGCCGATGGGCCCCCGATCACCTCTGCCTCCCTGGACACTCTTATTCAGAATCTGGTGCCCACTGCTGATTACTACCCCGAG AAAGCCTATGTGTTTACCTTCTTGCTGAGCGCTCGTCTGTTCATCCCTCCTCCGGAGTTGCTGGCCAGGGTGTGTGAGCTgtgcatcaaacagcagcagctggatcagAGCCCACTCGATACG GCGAAAGTGCGCAAGTTTGGTCCCAAGatcctgcagctgctgacagaATGGACTGAGACATTTCCGTCTGACTTCAGGGACGAGAAGATGGTTGGACATCTTAAAGACATCATCCACAGGATAGCTCCATGTGACGAG gcGTACTGGAAAACCCTGAACCAAGTGCTGCAGAAGCTTAGCCAGAGGCTGGCCCTGATGAGCCAGGGGGAAGAGAGCATCGTCAAGGTCTCCCTCAACgcctcctccatctctgacaAACTGGTGGCCTTCAAGACCAAGCCTCCGCCCATCCAGAAGGACATGCTCTCCATCTGCAATGACCCGTACACACTGGCACAGCAGCTCACCCACGTGGAGCTg gaaCATTTGAGTCATATTGGACCAGAGGAATTTGTCCAAGCCTTTGTTCAGAAAGACCCTCTAGACGGAACACag CAGCCATGCTTCAGTgaccagaagaagaaaacctcCAACCTGGAGGCTTATGTCAGGTGGTTCAACAGACTGTGTTACCTGGTAGCTACTGAGATCTGCATG CCggcaaagaaaaagcaaagagcCCAGGTGATAGAGTTCTTCATCGACGTTGCCAGGGAGTGTTTCAACATAGGAAACTTCAACTCCCTCATGGCCATCATCT CCGGTATGAACATGAGTCCTGTGTCACGGCTGAAGAAGACTTGGGGCAAAGCCAAGACTGCCAAGTTCTTCATTCTGGAG CATCAGATGGATCCTACGGGAAATTTTTACAACTACAGGACCGCCCTGAGGGGCGCCGCCCATCGCTCTCAGACTGCCAACAGCAACAGAGAAAGG ATTGTAATTCCCTTCTTCAGTCTGCTGATCAAAGACATTTATTTCCTGAATGAAGGATGTGCCAATCGGCTGCCCAACGGCCACGTCAACTTTGAG AAATTTGTGGAGCTGGCGCGACAGGTTGGGGAATTCATGACATGGAAACGGGTGGAGTGTCCATTTGAGGAAGATCGGGCCATCTTACACTACCTCCACACTGCTCCAATCTTCAGCGAGGATG GACTCTACCTTGCATCCTATGAGAGTGAGAGTCCAGAGAACCAGGTGGAGAAGGACAGATGGAAAGCACTCAG GTCTAACGTTCTGGGAAAGACATGA
- the LOC121188022 gene encoding ras-GEF domain-containing family member 1C-like isoform X2 — translation MTGMPQTVCSATMFTTPSGFSPHLACAEPGEEEEAPQEGPGPGACLADGPPITSASLDTLIQNLVPTADYYPEKAYVFTFLLSARLFIPPPELLARVCELCIKQQQLDQSPLDTAKVRKFGPKILQLLTEWTETFPSDFRDEKMVGHLKDIIHRIAPCDEAYWKTLNQVLQKLSQRLALMSQGEESIVKVSLNASSISDKLVAFKTKPPPIQKDMLSICNDPYTLAQQLTHVELEHLSHIGPEEFVQAFVQKDPLDGTQPCFSDQKKKTSNLEAYVRWFNRLCYLVATEICMPAKKKQRAQVIEFFIDVARECFNIGNFNSLMAIISGMNMSPVSRLKKTWGKAKTAKFFILEHQMDPTGNFYNYRTALRGAAHRSQTANSNRERIVIPFFSLLIKDIYFLNEGCANRLPNGHVNFEKFVELARQVGEFMTWKRVECPFEEDRAILHYLHTAPIFSEDGLYLASYESESPENQVEKDRWKALRSNVLGKT, via the exons ATG ACAGGAATGCCCCAGACTGTGTGCTCAGCCACCATGTTCACCACTCCCAGTGGCTTCAGCCCTCATCTGGCCTGTGCTGAgcctggggaggaggaggaggccccACAAGAGGGCCCGGGGCCCGGGGCTTGCCTGGCCGATGGGCCCCCGATCACCTCTGCCTCCCTGGACACTCTTATTCAGAATCTGGTGCCCACTGCTGATTACTACCCCGAG AAAGCCTATGTGTTTACCTTCTTGCTGAGCGCTCGTCTGTTCATCCCTCCTCCGGAGTTGCTGGCCAGGGTGTGTGAGCTgtgcatcaaacagcagcagctggatcagAGCCCACTCGATACG GCGAAAGTGCGCAAGTTTGGTCCCAAGatcctgcagctgctgacagaATGGACTGAGACATTTCCGTCTGACTTCAGGGACGAGAAGATGGTTGGACATCTTAAAGACATCATCCACAGGATAGCTCCATGTGACGAG gcGTACTGGAAAACCCTGAACCAAGTGCTGCAGAAGCTTAGCCAGAGGCTGGCCCTGATGAGCCAGGGGGAAGAGAGCATCGTCAAGGTCTCCCTCAACgcctcctccatctctgacaAACTGGTGGCCTTCAAGACCAAGCCTCCGCCCATCCAGAAGGACATGCTCTCCATCTGCAATGACCCGTACACACTGGCACAGCAGCTCACCCACGTGGAGCTg gaaCATTTGAGTCATATTGGACCAGAGGAATTTGTCCAAGCCTTTGTTCAGAAAGACCCTCTAGACGGAACACag CCATGCTTCAGTgaccagaagaagaaaacctcCAACCTGGAGGCTTATGTCAGGTGGTTCAACAGACTGTGTTACCTGGTAGCTACTGAGATCTGCATG CCggcaaagaaaaagcaaagagcCCAGGTGATAGAGTTCTTCATCGACGTTGCCAGGGAGTGTTTCAACATAGGAAACTTCAACTCCCTCATGGCCATCATCT CCGGTATGAACATGAGTCCTGTGTCACGGCTGAAGAAGACTTGGGGCAAAGCCAAGACTGCCAAGTTCTTCATTCTGGAG CATCAGATGGATCCTACGGGAAATTTTTACAACTACAGGACCGCCCTGAGGGGCGCCGCCCATCGCTCTCAGACTGCCAACAGCAACAGAGAAAGG ATTGTAATTCCCTTCTTCAGTCTGCTGATCAAAGACATTTATTTCCTGAATGAAGGATGTGCCAATCGGCTGCCCAACGGCCACGTCAACTTTGAG AAATTTGTGGAGCTGGCGCGACAGGTTGGGGAATTCATGACATGGAAACGGGTGGAGTGTCCATTTGAGGAAGATCGGGCCATCTTACACTACCTCCACACTGCTCCAATCTTCAGCGAGGATG GACTCTACCTTGCATCCTATGAGAGTGAGAGTCCAGAGAACCAGGTGGAGAAGGACAGATGGAAAGCACTCAG GTCTAACGTTCTGGGAAAGACATGA